A single genomic interval of Nonomuraea rubra harbors:
- a CDS encoding TetR/AcrR family transcriptional regulator, translating into MSTRWRVRSVVAMERLSRQEQRERNRLALLEAAEKVFAERGIQGASVDEVAAEAGLTKGAVYSNFDGKEDLLLAVLRHGLGREARAQAERLLHGGREAGALVEEFGAYWVEGARGGGQDSFARLTVEFMVHATRHPAVREQLVAVLFPDEGTGSGRHPLAPEGSGLAELPYGEADAILKSLDLGMRLLTLLAPERCPPELFLEALRLLSAPKAAGPGGGVAGEEAGAAAGGAVGGAAGAAAGGAVDEARLG; encoded by the coding sequence ATGTCAACCCGGTGGAGAGTGCGGAGCGTGGTGGCGATGGAACGGCTCAGCAGGCAGGAGCAGCGCGAACGCAACCGGCTCGCCCTGCTGGAGGCGGCGGAGAAGGTGTTCGCCGAGCGGGGGATCCAGGGGGCGTCGGTGGACGAGGTGGCCGCCGAGGCCGGGCTCACCAAGGGGGCCGTGTACTCGAACTTCGACGGCAAGGAGGATCTGCTGCTCGCCGTCCTGCGGCACGGGCTGGGGCGGGAGGCGCGGGCCCAGGCCGAGCGGCTGCTTCACGGCGGGCGTGAGGCGGGGGCGCTGGTGGAGGAGTTCGGGGCGTACTGGGTGGAGGGCGCCCGGGGTGGCGGGCAGGACTCCTTCGCCCGGCTGACGGTGGAGTTCATGGTGCACGCCACTCGCCATCCGGCCGTGCGTGAGCAGCTCGTCGCCGTGTTGTTCCCCGATGAGGGGACGGGTTCCGGGCGGCATCCGCTGGCGCCGGAGGGGAGCGGGCTGGCTGAGCTTCCGTACGGGGAGGCCGACGCCATCCTGAAGTCGCTGGACCTCGGCATGCGCCTGCTGACCCTGCTCGCGCCCGAACGCTGCCCCCCGGAGCTCTTCCTCGAAGCGCTCCGCCTCCTGTCCGCGCCGAAGGCGGCCGGGCCGGGTGGCGGGGTGGCGGGTGAGGAGGCGGGCGCGGCGGCGGGTGGCGCGGTTGGCGGGGCAGCGGGCGCGGCGGCGGGCGGGGCGGTTGACGAGGCGCGGCTGGGCTGA
- the rny gene encoding ribonuclease Y: MGPLVVVLMVAVLVLAFGMIVALLVVVRRTSGSLPGKAKPSAEQVEAVHEELEQAREEAREIRHKAESDAEDMLRRSEAAAESAAQMRREVEEESRILKSELKELRADLERREARLAEREQRLDEEARRQAERDRKLAETEVELADRREELLQVEQERRLILERVAGLTGEQAKNELVKEIENQAKREAALIVREIEGDARKEGEKRATKIVTLAVQRLAAEQTAESVVSVLHLPGDEMKGRIIGREGRNIRAFESTTGVNLIIDDTPEAVLLSCFDPVRRETARLTLEKLVLDGRIHPQRIEEAHDRSRQEVQDLCARAGEDALVELGITDMHPELTLLLGQLRYRTSYGQNVLKHLIESAHIAGIMAAELKMNQSLMKRCALLHDIGKALTHEVEGSHALIGAEIARRYGEEEDVVHAIEAHHNEVEVRTVEAVLTQAADAISGSRPGARRESLEAYVKRLERLEEIAQSYDGVEKVFAMQAGREIRVMVKPDAIDDIQAQVIARDVAKQVEEELTYPGQIRITVVRESRATEFAR; this comes from the coding sequence ATGGGGCCGCTGGTCGTGGTGCTGATGGTGGCGGTGCTCGTGCTCGCGTTCGGAATGATCGTGGCGCTTCTCGTCGTCGTACGCCGCACCTCGGGCAGCCTGCCCGGCAAGGCGAAGCCCAGCGCCGAGCAGGTGGAGGCGGTGCACGAGGAGCTGGAGCAGGCGCGGGAGGAGGCGCGGGAGATCCGCCACAAGGCGGAGAGCGACGCCGAGGACATGCTGCGCAGGTCGGAGGCGGCGGCCGAGAGCGCGGCGCAGATGCGGCGCGAGGTCGAGGAGGAGAGCCGGATACTCAAGTCCGAGCTCAAGGAGCTGCGCGCAGACCTGGAACGCCGGGAGGCGAGGCTGGCCGAGCGGGAGCAGCGGCTCGACGAGGAGGCCAGGCGGCAGGCGGAACGTGACAGGAAGCTGGCCGAGACCGAGGTCGAGCTGGCCGACCGGCGCGAGGAGCTGCTGCAGGTCGAGCAGGAGCGGCGGCTCATCCTGGAGCGGGTGGCCGGGCTGACCGGCGAGCAGGCCAAGAACGAGCTGGTCAAGGAGATCGAGAACCAGGCCAAGCGCGAGGCCGCGCTGATCGTCAGGGAGATCGAGGGCGATGCCCGCAAGGAGGGCGAGAAGCGCGCCACGAAGATCGTGACGCTGGCCGTGCAGCGGCTGGCGGCCGAGCAGACGGCCGAGTCGGTCGTGAGCGTGCTGCACCTGCCGGGCGACGAGATGAAGGGCCGGATCATCGGCCGTGAGGGCCGCAACATCCGCGCCTTCGAGTCCACGACCGGCGTGAACCTCATCATCGACGACACCCCCGAGGCGGTCCTGCTGTCGTGCTTCGACCCGGTCAGGCGGGAGACGGCGCGGCTGACGCTGGAGAAGCTCGTGCTCGACGGCCGCATCCACCCGCAGCGCATCGAGGAGGCGCACGACCGCAGCCGCCAGGAGGTCCAGGACCTGTGCGCGCGGGCCGGCGAGGACGCCCTGGTCGAGCTGGGCATCACCGACATGCACCCCGAGCTGACGCTGCTGCTCGGGCAGTTGCGCTACCGCACCTCCTACGGGCAGAACGTGCTCAAGCACCTCATCGAGTCCGCCCACATCGCCGGCATCATGGCCGCCGAGCTCAAGATGAACCAGTCGCTGATGAAGCGCTGCGCCCTGCTCCACGACATCGGCAAGGCCCTGACGCACGAGGTCGAGGGCAGCCACGCGCTGATCGGCGCGGAGATCGCCCGCAGGTACGGCGAGGAGGAGGACGTGGTGCACGCCATCGAGGCGCACCACAACGAGGTCGAGGTGCGTACCGTCGAGGCGGTGCTCACGCAGGCGGCCGACGCGATCAGCGGCAGCCGGCCCGGCGCCCGGCGCGAGTCCCTGGAGGCGTACGTCAAGCGGCTGGAGCGGCTGGAGGAGATCGCGCAGTCGTACGACGGCGTGGAGAAGGTGTTCGCCATGCAGGCCGGGCGGGAGATCCGGGTCATGGTCAAGCCGGACGCCATCGACGACATCCAGGCCCAGGTCATCGCCAGGGACGTGGCCAAGCAGGTGGAGGAGGAGCTCACCTACCCCGGGCAGATCCGCATCACGGTGGTGCGCGAGTCGCGGGCGACCGAGTTCGCCCGCTGA
- the recA gene encoding recombinase RecA: MAINDREKALETALAQIERQFGKGSVMRLGDEARAPIEVVPTGSISLDVALGIGGLPRGRIVEIYGPESSGKTTIALHAVANAQRAGGIAAFVDAEHALDPEYAKKLGVDTDALLVSQPDTGEQALEIADMLIRSGAVDIIVIDSVAALVPKAEIEGEMGDSHVGLQARLMSQALRKIAGALNSTGTTAIFINQLREKIGVMFGSPETTTGGKALKFYASVRMDIRRIETLKDGTEAVGNRTRVKVVKNKMAPPFRVADFDILYGVGISREGGLIDMGVEHGFVRKSGAWYTYEGDQLGQGKENARNFLKNHPDMANEIEKKIKDKLGVGPRLDAPAAAAPAPAAAPSGRGSKSTPKPGDV, encoded by the coding sequence ATGGCTATCAACGACCGCGAGAAGGCCCTCGAGACCGCGCTGGCTCAGATCGAGCGTCAGTTCGGCAAGGGCTCCGTCATGAGGCTGGGCGACGAGGCCCGAGCTCCCATCGAGGTGGTCCCCACGGGGTCGATCTCCCTTGACGTCGCCCTCGGCATCGGCGGCCTGCCGCGCGGCCGCATCGTCGAGATCTACGGCCCCGAGTCCTCGGGTAAGACGACGATCGCCCTGCACGCCGTGGCCAACGCCCAGCGGGCCGGAGGCATCGCGGCGTTCGTCGACGCCGAGCACGCCCTCGACCCCGAATACGCCAAGAAGCTGGGGGTCGACACCGACGCCCTGCTGGTCTCCCAGCCCGACACCGGTGAGCAGGCGCTCGAGATCGCCGACATGCTGATCAGGTCCGGCGCCGTCGACATCATCGTCATCGACTCGGTCGCGGCCCTGGTGCCCAAGGCCGAGATCGAGGGCGAGATGGGCGACAGCCACGTCGGTCTCCAGGCCCGCCTCATGTCCCAGGCCCTGCGCAAGATCGCCGGCGCCCTCAACAGCACCGGCACCACCGCCATCTTCATCAACCAGCTCCGCGAGAAGATCGGCGTCATGTTCGGCAGCCCCGAGACCACGACCGGTGGTAAGGCGCTGAAGTTCTACGCCTCGGTCCGGATGGACATCCGCCGCATCGAGACCCTCAAGGACGGCACGGAGGCGGTCGGCAACCGTACCAGGGTCAAGGTCGTCAAGAACAAGATGGCCCCGCCCTTCCGGGTCGCCGACTTCGACATCCTCTACGGCGTGGGCATCTCCCGCGAGGGCGGCCTCATCGACATGGGTGTGGAGCACGGCTTCGTCCGCAAGTCCGGCGCCTGGTACACGTACGAGGGCGACCAGCTCGGCCAGGGCAAGGAGAACGCCCGCAACTTCCTGAAGAACCACCCCGACATGGCCAACGAGATCGAGAAGAAGATCAAGGACAAGCTGGGCGTGGGCCCGCGCCTCGACGCTCCCGCCGCTGCCGCCCCTGCTCCGGCCGCCGCTCCGTCGGGCCGTGGCTCGAAGTCCACCCCCAAGCCGGGTGACGTCTGA
- a CDS encoding DUF3046 domain-containing protein gives MRLTEFWRRMNAHFGEMYAESWARDYVLAPLGGRTVVQALADGESAKTVWRAVCQVEDVSPKLR, from the coding sequence ATGCGCCTGACCGAGTTCTGGAGACGGATGAACGCTCACTTCGGTGAGATGTACGCGGAGTCGTGGGCCCGCGACTACGTCCTGGCCCCGCTCGGCGGCCGCACCGTCGTTCAGGCGCTGGCCGACGGCGAGAGCGCCAAGACGGTGTGGCGGGCGGTCTGCCAGGTGGAGGACGTCTCGCCCAAGCTGCGCTAG
- a CDS encoding retropepsin-like aspartic protease, which translates to MDTLERADELFEAGDFDTAGDLYRRVLATDPDHVHALAQHAYLTLLSNRLPAAERLLRRVLHLDPRHGRALRHLADTLWRADKFAELAGLLPEVVEGALSATPEQLRSFAGRTPYEISGPATTRIPFAAESPLPMIEASLNGAPPALFFLDTGALFALNDDYAARLGIPTYGHTTGRTLYGEHPNLQGRVDRLTLGALTIEQVPVHTIPDEIRLTAPDGRQTQGAIGTSVLARFLSTIDYPGRALVLRRNSRNSQDSRDVRAAVQAGQAGHSAPLWFLGDHFLLSHGTVNHLDRMVFFVDTGGGDIGFTAPRSTLEAAGIAVPADGGPHPVTAGRVTLGTAVRHDVPGLAGVFPEWFEHGFGFRIGGLPTHEFFRPYALTFDFAGMRILMDTPGE; encoded by the coding sequence ATGGACACCTTGGAGCGCGCCGACGAGCTGTTCGAGGCAGGCGACTTCGACACCGCCGGCGACCTCTACCGGCGGGTGCTCGCGACGGACCCCGACCACGTGCACGCCCTCGCCCAGCACGCCTACCTGACCCTCCTGTCCAACCGGCTCCCGGCGGCCGAGCGCCTGCTCAGAAGGGTCCTGCACCTGGACCCCCGGCACGGGCGCGCGCTGCGCCACCTGGCCGACACCCTGTGGCGGGCTGACAAGTTCGCCGAGCTGGCCGGGCTCCTGCCCGAGGTGGTGGAGGGCGCTCTCTCGGCCACGCCCGAGCAGCTCAGGAGCTTCGCCGGGCGCACGCCATACGAGATCTCGGGGCCCGCGACCACGCGGATCCCGTTCGCGGCGGAGAGCCCGCTGCCCATGATCGAGGCGTCACTGAACGGCGCGCCGCCCGCCCTGTTCTTCCTCGACACCGGCGCGCTGTTCGCGCTCAACGACGACTACGCCGCCCGCCTCGGCATCCCCACGTACGGCCATACGACGGGCCGCACCCTCTACGGCGAGCACCCGAACCTCCAGGGCCGCGTGGACCGCCTCACCCTGGGCGCCCTGACCATCGAGCAGGTGCCGGTGCACACCATCCCGGACGAGATCCGCCTCACCGCGCCCGACGGCAGGCAGACCCAGGGCGCGATCGGCACCAGCGTGCTGGCCCGCTTCCTGTCCACCATCGACTACCCGGGCCGGGCACTCGTCCTGCGCCGGAACAGCCGGAACAGCCAGGACAGCCGGGACGTGCGCGCGGCCGTGCAGGCCGGCCAGGCCGGGCACAGCGCGCCCCTGTGGTTCCTGGGCGACCACTTCCTGCTGTCCCACGGCACCGTGAACCATCTCGACCGGATGGTGTTCTTCGTCGACACCGGCGGCGGCGACATCGGTTTCACGGCTCCCCGCTCCACCCTCGAAGCGGCCGGGATCGCCGTCCCCGCGGACGGCGGCCCGCATCCGGTGACGGCCGGCCGGGTGACGCTCGGCACCGCCGTGCGCCACGACGTCCCCGGTCTGGCGGGGGTGTTCCCCGAGTGGTTCGAGCACGGGTTCGGGTTCCGGATCGGCGGGCTGCCCACGCACGAGTTCTTCCGTCCGTACGCGCTCACGTTCGACTTCGCGGGCATGCGCATCCTGATGGACACCCCCGGGGAATGA
- the recX gene encoding recombination regulator RecX, translating to MSSTDRPQAPQPPERGAWPDPTSSRPRDLAGSATDGWPSVAEWREQRDRLRAATPLEDDTPAPHGRPAVTPPPVSGEADGGDDRGARRFGDGAGRTDEGLGWLGEGAGPVEGAGPAEGAGPVEGARSVEDGGGLFGGGAGGRSRRGGRKGTRRRGRLPDGPDDESPAGTGPQADPESVARNICLRLLTMAPKTRAQLAEALRKRDVPEEAAEAVLSRFSELGLINDEAFAAAWVDSRHHGRGLAKRALAAELRHRGVDSDTVNEAVERLDPDQEEETARRLVERKLAATRSLDPQTRTRRLAGMLARKGYPSGLAFRVIREALEQEGVEVEEDFS from the coding sequence ATGAGCAGCACGGACCGGCCGCAAGCGCCCCAGCCGCCGGAGCGGGGCGCCTGGCCCGACCCCACGTCCTCCCGCCCGCGCGACCTGGCCGGCTCCGCCACGGACGGCTGGCCATCGGTGGCGGAGTGGCGCGAGCAACGCGACCGCCTGCGCGCCGCCACTCCTCTCGAGGACGACACCCCCGCCCCACACGGCCGGCCGGCCGTCACTCCGCCGCCTGTCTCCGGTGAAGCCGACGGAGGAGACGACCGTGGCGCCAGGCGGTTCGGTGATGGAGCTGGACGGACTGATGAAGGGCTCGGCTGGCTCGGTGAGGGTGCCGGGCCGGTTGAGGGCGCTGGGCCCGCTGAGGGTGCCGGGCCGGTTGAGGGCGCTCGGTCGGTTGAGGACGGCGGAGGGCTGTTCGGGGGAGGTGCTGGGGGACGGTCCCGGCGGGGCGGCCGGAAGGGCACTCGGCGGCGGGGGCGGCTGCCCGACGGGCCAGACGACGAGAGCCCGGCCGGTACGGGGCCCCAGGCGGATCCTGAGTCGGTGGCGCGGAACATCTGCCTGCGCCTGCTCACCATGGCACCCAAGACGCGCGCCCAGCTCGCCGAGGCCCTGCGCAAGCGGGACGTGCCGGAGGAGGCAGCGGAGGCGGTGCTCAGCCGCTTCTCCGAGCTGGGGCTGATCAACGACGAAGCGTTCGCCGCGGCCTGGGTCGATTCCAGGCACCACGGCCGAGGGCTGGCCAAGCGCGCCCTGGCGGCCGAGCTGCGCCACCGGGGCGTCGACAGTGACACGGTCAACGAGGCCGTGGAACGGCTGGATCCCGACCAGGAGGAGGAGACGGCCAGGCGGCTGGTGGAACGCAAGCTCGCAGCCACCCGTTCGCTCGACCCGCAGACCCGTACCCGTCGGCTGGCCGGCATGCTCGCACGCAAGGGCTACCCCTCCGGCCTGGCCTTCCGCGTCATCCGGGAAGCGCTCGAACAGGAGGGCGTCGAGGTGGAGGAGGACTTCTCCTGA
- a CDS encoding S9 family peptidase, translating into MPFWPSPISTRDVAGSGVRPGWPVAMDGQVWWTEDRPDEGGRTVIVHRAADGTRRDVLPPPWCARTRVHEYGGSPYTVTPAGDVVFANLEDQRLYVVSGDGEPEPLTDDGCRYADLLVHGGQVWCVREQHDEDGKVTRAVVAIPLDGGEARVWATGCDFYAGPAVSPDGRHLAYVCWNHPRMPWDGTELRVVPLDGALDGALDGGGTAWRVRGGPAESVLAPAWKDDSRLYLISDASGWWNLYEVGLRGEDARALHPAEEEFTLPPWQLGGMPYAVLPGGRLAVLHGRGDLRLGLLDPGAGTLTDLDLPCTGWNASLAADGTSVIGIGYAATASRSVIAVDTATGRHQALEHDAAPLPDPAYLPVPEPVLVRRPSADVHAYLYPPHPLATDGTPPYVIFVHGGPTAHADTALDLEKAFLTSRGIGVLDLNYGGSTGYGRAYRDRLRGQWGVVDVEDTIAAAEWLAGEGLADPGRIAVRGSSSGGWTVMAACCRSGVFAGGVSYYGISALGPLAAHTHDFESRYVEWLVGPEDPQVYAAREPLALVNGVSCPMLLLQGLDDPVVPPEQSSAFADALAERGVPCTYLAFEGESHGFRRIETRAAALAAELAFYQQIFS; encoded by the coding sequence ATGCCCTTCTGGCCCTCCCCCATATCGACCAGAGACGTGGCCGGTTCCGGCGTGCGTCCCGGCTGGCCCGTGGCCATGGACGGCCAGGTGTGGTGGACCGAGGACCGTCCCGACGAGGGCGGGCGCACGGTGATCGTCCACCGCGCCGCCGACGGCACCCGCCGCGACGTGCTGCCCCCGCCCTGGTGCGCGCGCACGCGGGTGCACGAGTACGGCGGCAGCCCGTACACCGTGACCCCCGCGGGCGACGTGGTCTTCGCCAACCTCGAGGACCAGCGGCTGTACGTCGTGTCCGGTGACGGCGAGCCGGAGCCCCTCACCGACGACGGCTGCCGCTACGCGGACCTGCTGGTGCACGGCGGCCAGGTGTGGTGCGTACGCGAGCAGCACGACGAGGACGGCAAGGTCACCAGGGCCGTCGTCGCGATCCCGCTGGACGGCGGCGAGGCCCGCGTGTGGGCCACCGGCTGCGACTTCTACGCCGGTCCGGCCGTCTCGCCCGACGGGCGGCATCTGGCCTACGTCTGCTGGAACCACCCCCGCATGCCCTGGGACGGCACCGAGCTGCGCGTCGTCCCCCTCGACGGCGCCCTCGACGGCGCCCTCGACGGCGGCGGCACCGCGTGGCGGGTCCGCGGCGGCCCGGCCGAGTCCGTGCTCGCACCCGCCTGGAAGGACGACTCCCGGCTCTACCTGATCTCCGACGCCTCCGGCTGGTGGAACCTCTACGAGGTGGGCCTGCGCGGCGAGGACGCGCGGGCGCTCCACCCGGCCGAGGAGGAGTTCACGCTGCCGCCGTGGCAGCTCGGCGGGATGCCGTACGCGGTGCTCCCCGGCGGGCGGCTCGCGGTCCTGCACGGGCGCGGCGACCTGCGGCTGGGCCTGCTCGACCCCGGCGCGGGCACGCTGACCGACCTCGACCTGCCCTGCACCGGCTGGAACGCCTCGCTGGCCGCCGACGGCACGTCCGTCATCGGGATCGGGTACGCCGCCACCGCATCCCGCTCCGTCATCGCCGTCGACACCGCCACCGGCCGGCACCAGGCGCTCGAACACGACGCCGCCCCCCTGCCCGACCCGGCCTACCTGCCCGTCCCCGAGCCCGTGCTCGTGCGGCGCCCCTCGGCCGACGTGCACGCGTACCTGTACCCGCCCCACCCCCTCGCCACCGACGGCACACCCCCGTACGTGATCTTCGTGCACGGCGGCCCGACCGCCCACGCCGACACCGCGCTCGACCTGGAGAAGGCGTTCCTCACCTCACGCGGCATCGGCGTGCTCGACCTCAACTACGGCGGCTCGACCGGCTACGGCCGCGCCTACCGCGACCGGCTCAGGGGCCAGTGGGGCGTGGTGGACGTCGAGGACACGATCGCCGCCGCCGAATGGCTGGCCGGCGAGGGCCTGGCCGACCCCGGCCGCATCGCGGTACGCGGGAGCAGCTCGGGTGGCTGGACGGTGATGGCCGCCTGCTGCCGCTCCGGCGTGTTCGCCGGAGGCGTCTCCTACTACGGCATCAGCGCCCTCGGCCCGCTCGCCGCGCACACCCACGACTTCGAGTCCCGGTACGTGGAGTGGCTGGTGGGGCCGGAGGATCCGCAGGTGTACGCCGCGCGCGAGCCTCTCGCGCTGGTGAACGGGGTGAGCTGCCCCATGCTGCTCCTGCAGGGGCTCGACGATCCCGTGGTGCCGCCCGAGCAGTCCTCCGCCTTCGCCGACGCGCTCGCCGAACGCGGGGTGCCGTGCACGTACCTGGCCTTCGAGGGCGAGTCGCACGGCTTCCGCCGCATCGAGACCCGCGCGGCGGCCCTGGCGGCGGAGCTGGCCTTCTACCAGCAGATCTTCTCGTAG
- a CDS encoding VOC family protein, with the protein MALISSDVERTIKFYQELLEFPLTEIIENRDYKGSNHFFFDIGNGNLLAFFDFPGLDLGPYQEVLGGLHHIAISVDPATWERLRGKLEMAGVPHQIESGASIYFKDPDGARLELLADHLGEMYGARVL; encoded by the coding sequence ATGGCGCTCATCTCGTCCGACGTGGAACGCACCATCAAGTTCTACCAGGAGCTCCTGGAGTTCCCGCTCACGGAGATCATCGAGAATCGCGACTACAAGGGGTCGAACCACTTCTTCTTCGACATCGGGAACGGGAACCTGCTCGCCTTCTTCGACTTCCCCGGCCTCGACCTCGGGCCGTACCAGGAAGTGCTCGGCGGGCTGCACCACATCGCGATCTCCGTCGACCCCGCCACGTGGGAGAGGCTGCGCGGGAAGCTGGAGATGGCCGGCGTGCCGCACCAGATAGAGAGCGGCGCCTCCATTTACTTCAAGGACCCCGACGGCGCCCGGCTGGAGCTGCTCGCCGACCATCTCGGTGAGATGTACGGCGCGCGCGTGCTGTGA